A part of Methanorbis furvi genomic DNA contains:
- a CDS encoding METTL5 family protein, translating to MKLRQLEIQLQKIKGFDRPDASFEQYMTPATLAARMLFHANMNGDIEGARVCDLGCGTGMLAVGAALLGAEVTAVDFDSAALAVARENAEAFDIEITFIEHRIGGAAPLEITADTVVMNPPFGAQKEHADRPFIDTALAIAPTCYGIFNAGSIPFLSAYTKGRARMVEKIAASLVIPRQFAFHTKDSLEIPVEIVHLERIE from the coding sequence ATGAAACTCCGCCAGCTTGAGATACAGCTTCAAAAGATCAAAGGCTTCGACCGGCCTGACGCATCATTCGAGCAGTACATGACGCCCGCAACGCTTGCGGCACGCATGCTGTTTCACGCAAACATGAACGGCGACATCGAAGGTGCCCGCGTCTGCGACCTTGGATGCGGAACCGGCATGCTTGCAGTTGGTGCTGCACTGCTCGGGGCCGAAGTGACTGCCGTTGATTTTGATTCTGCGGCACTTGCTGTTGCCCGCGAAAATGCCGAGGCGTTCGATATCGAGATTACATTCATCGAGCATCGTATTGGGGGAGCCGCTCCGCTTGAAATCACTGCCGACACTGTCGTGATGAACCCGCCATTTGGCGCACAAAAGGAGCACGCCGACCGGCCGTTCATCGACACAGCTCTCGCGATCGCCCCAACCTGCTACGGCATATTCAATGCAGGGAGTATCCCGTTTCTCTCAGCCTACACAAAAGGCCGTGCCAGAATGGTGGAAAAAATTGCTGCAAGTCTGGTAATCCCCAGGCAGTTTGCGTTCCACACCAAAGACTCTCTGGAGATCCCTGTTGAAATTGTGCATCTGGAAAGGATAGAATGA
- a CDS encoding manganese efflux pump MntP family protein: MLEYLIPTLLIAVGLAMDAFSVSLAGGASLKKDVLKTALTAGLLFGFFQFAMPLIGYVIGVPITNLIDPYGYWIVFFLFLFVGGKMIYDALFGGEEAGIDLTGWKVLAVLAIATSIDALAIGVSYALLGQEIFLAAIIIGIVTFVFSFVGVVAGSKLGDAFGNKMEIFGGIILILIGCKFLLENIL, translated from the coding sequence ATGCTGGAGTACCTCATCCCCACTCTTTTAATCGCAGTCGGCCTTGCGATGGATGCATTTTCCGTCTCGCTCGCAGGAGGCGCATCACTCAAAAAAGATGTTCTCAAGACCGCTCTTACCGCTGGTCTTCTGTTCGGATTTTTCCAGTTTGCGATGCCTTTGATCGGCTACGTGATTGGTGTTCCGATCACCAACCTCATCGACCCGTACGGATACTGGATCGTCTTTTTCCTCTTTTTGTTTGTCGGAGGAAAAATGATCTACGACGCACTCTTTGGCGGCGAAGAAGCCGGCATTGATCTCACCGGCTGGAAAGTTCTCGCAGTTCTTGCGATCGCCACAAGCATCGACGCACTTGCGATCGGTGTAAGTTATGCACTGCTCGGCCAGGAAATTTTTCTCGCCGCGATCATCATCGGTATTGTCACGTTTGTGTTTTCTTTTGTCGGCGTTGTTGCCGGCAGTAAACTCGGGGATGCGTTTGGCAACAAGATGGAGATCTTCGGCGGCATTATTCTCATTCTGATCGGCTGCAAGTTTTTGCTGGAAAATATTTTGTGA
- a CDS encoding DUF1894 domain-containing protein — MGCLENMNYEVLAKNCSFKEARDIIKSNSTEKYEVPPGFKLLEKPLMGIPPVIVGVKDEKLIYGYTKPCHGTFVVVVEDPEGVDMVRKNGKPVW; from the coding sequence ATGGGCTGCCTTGAAAATATGAACTACGAAGTCCTGGCGAAAAACTGCAGTTTCAAAGAAGCCAGAGACATCATCAAAAGCAACAGCACCGAAAAGTATGAAGTCCCGCCCGGATTCAAACTGCTCGAAAAACCCTTGATGGGAATCCCGCCGGTCATCGTCGGCGTCAAAGACGAAAAACTGATCTACGGGTACACAAAACCGTGCCACGGAACCTTCGTTGTGGTCGTCGAAGACCCGGAAGGCGTGGACATGGTTCGCAAAAACGGCAAACCTGTGTGGTAA
- a CDS encoding MFS transporter, producing MNELAKRISVLAAGHGAVDFYLPVISASLPVLIPVFASQGITSYAMAGFLVTAITLTLAVVQPLAGWLQDNGKWTIGASWSVLMTAVAISMFAFIQNYWILLILAVVAGIGNSMFHPNAYQQIYQFSTPANRGTLLSLFSVGGSFGYGAAPLVAGALLVWAGLPGLIYLIIPGIIVTAILFRFPQKPELVKKEDRAAASGTSTGWRRAGMMLGISSMRTWVYYGFLAFATVYLTTYAGIPYFYATLFVTGMFYAGMIATLVAGFSSDRFGRKEILLISYACSIPAYLGIFLLPAPLSLVSLLAAGFFLMAPATIEIATVQEMMPGSVGFASGIVIGIPQALSAVSIVVIGALADSIGMPTALTWQVVFMGLAVVCCFALPYPMKYFRRKVLSK from the coding sequence ATGAACGAACTTGCAAAACGTATCTCCGTCCTTGCCGCAGGGCACGGGGCAGTTGACTTCTATCTGCCGGTGATCTCAGCGAGCCTGCCGGTACTAATTCCGGTTTTTGCCTCGCAGGGAATCACCTCATACGCGATGGCAGGATTTCTGGTAACAGCTATCACGCTCACGCTTGCAGTGGTTCAGCCGCTCGCCGGCTGGCTGCAGGACAATGGGAAATGGACGATCGGTGCCAGCTGGTCAGTGCTGATGACCGCAGTTGCCATCAGCATGTTTGCGTTCATCCAAAACTACTGGATTCTTCTGATCCTCGCAGTTGTTGCGGGAATCGGCAACTCGATGTTTCATCCGAATGCATATCAGCAGATCTATCAGTTCTCCACACCCGCAAACCGGGGAACTCTCCTGTCCCTGTTTTCCGTGGGCGGCAGTTTCGGATACGGGGCAGCACCACTTGTTGCCGGCGCACTTCTGGTGTGGGCCGGCCTTCCGGGTCTCATCTATCTGATAATTCCAGGAATTATTGTGACCGCCATTCTCTTCCGGTTCCCGCAAAAACCTGAACTCGTGAAAAAAGAGGACAGAGCAGCAGCTTCGGGCACTTCAACCGGATGGAGACGGGCAGGAATGATGCTTGGGATTAGTTCGATGCGAACCTGGGTCTACTACGGTTTTCTGGCATTTGCAACGGTCTACCTCACTACGTATGCAGGCATCCCTTACTTCTATGCAACGCTGTTTGTGACCGGTATGTTTTATGCAGGAATGATTGCGACTCTTGTCGCAGGATTTTCTTCCGATCGGTTTGGTCGAAAGGAGATACTTTTGATCTCCTACGCCTGTTCGATTCCTGCATACCTGGGAATTTTCCTGCTCCCTGCCCCTCTGTCCCTTGTGTCACTTCTTGCAGCAGGATTTTTCCTGATGGCTCCGGCAACAATTGAGATCGCAACCGTGCAGGAGATGATGCCGGGCAGTGTCGGGTTTGCGTCAGGTATTGTGATCGGCATTCCGCAGGCATTGAGTGCGGTGTCGATTGTAGTGATCGGTGCTCTTGCCGATAGTATCGGCATGCCGACTGCCCTCACCTGGCAGGTTGTGTTTATGGGGCTCGCGGTTGTGTGCTGTTTTGCCCTGCCGTATCCGATGAAATATTTCCGCAGAAAAGTTCTCTCGAAGTAG
- a CDS encoding PEGA domain-containing protein, which translates to MLKHLCIFCLIAALLLIAPAAAANASVIENTNFITVQSSPPYADVYIDGVYKGKTPVSAPDYYEGHYEVRAVLAGYDEYVVPDLYVKPQGSGVASVTANLMKNTSIAGVIVYSDPDGVRVYVDDVYAGTVPPLKDGGLQLAGYAPGTHTFRFEKDGYNTMTKNNYVLSAGNTETIRVTLGKAAPTETPTVVVTTVPTTTATTFAPAAPTKSPVPLAGVLIGLAAAALLLRRD; encoded by the coding sequence ATGCTGAAACATCTGTGTATATTTTGTCTGATTGCTGCCCTCCTGCTGATCGCTCCGGCAGCGGCAGCAAATGCCTCGGTAATAGAAAATACGAACTTCATTACAGTGCAGTCCAGCCCGCCGTACGCTGATGTCTATATTGACGGTGTGTACAAGGGAAAAACACCGGTGAGTGCTCCTGATTATTATGAGGGACATTATGAAGTTCGTGCAGTTCTTGCCGGATATGATGAGTATGTTGTTCCTGATTTGTATGTGAAGCCCCAGGGCTCTGGCGTTGCTTCGGTCACGGCAAATCTGATGAAGAACACCTCGATTGCAGGCGTGATTGTGTACAGCGATCCTGATGGTGTTCGCGTATATGTGGATGATGTGTATGCGGGAACTGTTCCGCCGCTGAAGGATGGAGGACTGCAGCTTGCCGGTTATGCTCCTGGCACTCACACGTTCAGGTTTGAGAAGGACGGCTACAATACGATGACGAAAAATAATTATGTGCTGAGTGCCGGAAACACGGAGACCATTCGTGTAACGCTTGGCAAAGCCGCCCCAACAGAGACCCCGACAGTTGTTGTTACCACAGTTCCGACAACAACAGCCACAACTTTTGCACCGGCCGCACCAACGAAATCTCCGGTGCCGCTCGCAGGAGTACTGATCGGTCTTGCGGCAGCTGCTCTTCTTCTGAGAAGAGATTAA
- a CDS encoding DUF1890 family protein, whose product MTAEVLLLLGCPQIPVQSPIALYIADFINDLGKTLVLAANPSAKQLIVASDPKKYYIKEYRDVDRTISDLADGKVSYPLIISLIHNDAGLTYTATAAALAPKSVMVTILFGEHAYDIAQEIEFPAEKVVAPVTHNTKPLLAKIDEVLEWAALKI is encoded by the coding sequence ATGACCGCTGAAGTGCTCCTCCTATTAGGGTGCCCGCAGATTCCGGTCCAGTCGCCGATTGCTCTCTATATTGCTGATTTCATAAACGATCTCGGCAAAACCCTGGTACTCGCTGCAAACCCGTCGGCAAAACAGCTGATCGTGGCAAGCGACCCGAAAAAATACTACATCAAAGAGTACCGCGACGTTGACCGGACCATTAGTGATCTTGCGGACGGCAAAGTCAGCTACCCGCTGATAATCTCCCTGATTCACAATGACGCAGGACTTACCTACACCGCAACCGCCGCAGCTCTTGCGCCAAAATCTGTAATGGTCACCATCCTGTTTGGCGAACATGCTTACGACATCGCTCAGGAGATTGAATTTCCTGCAGAAAAAGTTGTAGCACCGGTTACACACAACACAAAACCGCTTCTTGCAAAAATCGACGAGGTTCTGGAATGGGCTGCCTTGAAAATATGA
- a CDS encoding protein translocase subunit SecF — protein sequence MELPRYDINKYDPKRMMLIPFLIFLVAAAIVGFTFVTTGMPVTPGIDFAGGTAVTIHTTDTKEQIAAYYADYPIKSIDEGVGSGGYYLKFGPMSNEEMMQFNEDTLAKYPDASIDQIGASFGATLQSQAMIAILFAFIGMAVVVFIAFRKLIPAATVVFAGVADITITAGVMNVVGIELSLATTAALLMLIGYSVDSNILLTSKVLKRQGKLADKMAGAFHTGFIMTTTTLGAIVAMFIVALIGQVPTLYNIAAVLIIGLICDMIFTWAFNAGVLRIYMEKEENTKQPAANKPKIKGSKS from the coding sequence ATGGAACTACCCCGGTATGATATCAACAAATATGATCCGAAACGGATGATGCTCATCCCGTTTTTGATCTTTCTTGTTGCCGCGGCCATCGTCGGATTCACCTTCGTGACCACCGGCATGCCCGTCACCCCCGGCATCGACTTTGCCGGCGGTACCGCCGTGACAATTCACACCACCGATACCAAAGAACAGATCGCTGCATACTACGCAGACTATCCCATAAAATCCATTGACGAAGGAGTCGGCAGCGGAGGATACTACCTCAAGTTCGGACCCATGTCCAACGAAGAGATGATGCAGTTCAACGAAGACACACTCGCCAAATACCCTGACGCAAGCATCGACCAGATTGGTGCAAGCTTTGGCGCAACACTCCAGTCCCAGGCGATGATCGCAATCCTCTTCGCCTTCATCGGCATGGCAGTTGTAGTCTTTATTGCGTTCCGCAAACTCATCCCTGCAGCAACAGTCGTGTTTGCCGGAGTCGCCGACATCACCATCACCGCAGGCGTCATGAACGTTGTCGGAATCGAACTCTCCCTTGCAACCACCGCAGCACTTCTCATGCTGATTGGTTACTCGGTTGACAGCAACATTCTGCTCACGAGTAAAGTACTCAAACGCCAGGGAAAACTTGCCGACAAAATGGCAGGTGCATTCCACACCGGATTCATCATGACCACCACAACGCTCGGGGCAATTGTTGCCATGTTTATCGTTGCCCTGATCGGCCAGGTGCCGACGCTCTACAATATTGCGGCGGTTCTGATCATTGGTCTGATCTGCGATATGATCTTCACCTGGGCGTTCAACGCAGGAGTTCTCCGCATCTATATGGAAAAAGAGGAGAACACCAAACAGCCTGCTGCAAATAAACCAAAGATTAAGGGGTCGAAATCATGA
- a CDS encoding PEGA domain-containing protein produces MRKSMIAALALLLILLVFALPASAAEGETGALSVVSSPSGADVYVGDMYVGQTNNAFVNILQGTYTVRVVKAGYNVYVVENVYIPGGSSANTVPMSADLQKSVNMGGLIVDSSPTGASVYVDDVFCGTTHYGGLQIADLIPGTHTIRFELAGYKPYTVTDYNTPAGYGTPLTNVNLVPIATPTPTQTSSGPATTASMMLDSSPSGATVSVNNEFRGYTPLTLSGFVPGSYSVLISHDGYMAWQSTMTVSAGETVRQTAYLNPASAVPTPTQSPAGVVPIFAGVLAVAGCLIFFRR; encoded by the coding sequence ATGAGAAAATCCATGATTGCAGCTCTGGCCCTGCTGCTGATTCTCCTCGTGTTCGCACTCCCCGCGTCTGCGGCAGAGGGGGAAACCGGAGCACTCTCCGTGGTATCATCACCGTCCGGCGCTGATGTCTACGTGGGAGATATGTACGTTGGTCAGACGAACAATGCATTTGTAAATATTTTGCAGGGAACCTACACGGTTCGTGTGGTGAAGGCAGGATATAATGTGTATGTGGTGGAAAATGTCTACATTCCCGGAGGGTCCAGTGCGAATACAGTTCCAATGTCGGCAGACTTGCAGAAGTCAGTGAACATGGGAGGTCTCATTGTGGACAGTTCGCCAACCGGCGCTTCGGTCTATGTGGATGATGTCTTTTGCGGGACGACACACTACGGTGGTCTGCAGATTGCGGATCTGATTCCTGGCACTCATACGATACGCTTTGAGCTTGCCGGCTACAAACCCTACACGGTGACTGATTATAATACACCGGCCGGGTACGGAACTCCTCTGACCAATGTCAACCTCGTTCCAATCGCAACGCCGACGCCGACGCAGACGTCTTCGGGACCGGCAACGACTGCTTCGATGATGCTTGATTCTTCGCCGTCCGGTGCGACTGTGTCCGTGAACAATGAGTTCCGCGGCTATACACCGCTCACGCTTTCAGGATTTGTGCCTGGGAGTTACAGTGTGTTGATCAGTCATGACGGGTATATGGCATGGCAGTCAACGATGACGGTTTCTGCAGGAGAGACGGTGAGACAGACTGCGTATCTGAACCCGGCATCTGCTGTACCAACGCCGACTCAGTCTCCCGCAGGAGTTGTGCCAATATTTGCCGGAGTGCTTGCGGTGGCCGGCTGCCTGATCTTTTTCAGGCGCTAA
- a CDS encoding EFR1 family ferrodoxin (N-terminal region resembles flavodoxins. C-terminal ferrodoxin region binds two 4Fe-4S clusters.) gives MPASYLYQKDRPITTMKTILYYFTGTGNSLAVAKAIADRLADTELVPIPMLMLKGEMIHAPKDANIGIVYPMYALGLPNIVVNFFKILDLKEAGYVFSVVTEGGKFGSPTKQIAALTKTSGHDLNAAWWIQMPDNYIPMSAPPAKPEQKIIREDALRKVAVLVDAVGKRQPRPIDLTIPGKILKFVMYKPFIKRIHTFGKKFVVSPSCNGCLICRDVCPVNNIEALAKGKKQWLDHCEGCLACLQFCPVEAISCGGKTDDRPRYHHPNATVADMKAQKGMNPDEPKQ, from the coding sequence ATGCCGGCCTCATACCTATACCAAAAAGACCGGCCGATCACCACCATGAAAACAATACTCTACTACTTTACCGGTACTGGCAACAGCCTTGCGGTTGCAAAAGCCATAGCCGACCGGCTGGCTGACACAGAACTCGTCCCCATCCCCATGCTCATGCTCAAAGGCGAAATGATCCATGCGCCAAAAGACGCAAACATCGGCATCGTCTACCCGATGTATGCGCTCGGCCTGCCGAACATCGTCGTAAACTTCTTCAAAATCCTTGACCTCAAAGAAGCAGGTTACGTCTTCTCCGTCGTCACCGAAGGAGGAAAATTCGGCTCACCCACCAAACAGATTGCAGCCCTCACCAAAACAAGCGGTCACGACCTCAACGCTGCATGGTGGATTCAGATGCCGGACAACTACATCCCCATGTCTGCGCCGCCCGCAAAACCGGAACAAAAAATCATCCGTGAAGACGCACTCAGAAAAGTTGCCGTCCTCGTCGATGCCGTTGGCAAACGCCAGCCCAGACCAATCGACCTCACCATCCCGGGAAAAATCCTCAAGTTCGTGATGTACAAACCATTCATCAAAAGAATTCACACATTCGGCAAAAAATTCGTCGTCAGCCCAAGCTGCAACGGCTGCCTCATCTGCCGCGATGTATGCCCGGTCAACAACATCGAAGCACTTGCAAAAGGCAAAAAACAGTGGCTCGACCACTGTGAAGGATGCCTCGCCTGCCTGCAGTTCTGCCCGGTCGAAGCCATCTCCTGCGGAGGAAAAACCGACGACCGGCCAAGATACCACCACCCCAACGCCACCGTCGCCGACATGAAAGCACAAAAAGGCATGAATCCCGACGAACCAAAACAATAA
- the dph2 gene encoding diphthamide biosynthesis enzyme Dph2, with amino-acid sequence MIPLSDLIDDLHARNAQRVAVQLPEGLKPGTAMLANALRAEGFEVVISGDACWGACDLALDALCDADVLVHIGHTPVTNQENVIYIPFHQDIDIETLASAVPTLSNFGKVGVVTTIQHAHQTDDIVRWLNDHGVCATTGAGSSRTPLAGQVLGCTYASAKTADADAYLFIGTGVFHAIGVSLATAKPTFALDPYAEGGIQEVSADRLLRKRFVQIEKAKSAQNFGILLSAKSGQCRKDLAKYLESLTDKASIILIREVSEMQLRNLGFDAYVNTACPRLALDDQSRFPVPVLSPAEFEIVLGLRSWDDYAIDEIE; translated from the coding sequence ATGATTCCGCTTTCGGATCTGATCGATGACCTTCACGCAAGAAACGCACAGCGGGTCGCCGTCCAGCTGCCGGAGGGCCTGAAGCCGGGAACCGCAATGCTTGCAAACGCTCTGCGAGCCGAAGGGTTTGAGGTTGTCATCTCTGGCGATGCATGCTGGGGCGCGTGCGATCTCGCGCTCGACGCACTTTGTGATGCTGATGTACTGGTGCACATCGGCCACACGCCGGTCACAAATCAGGAAAATGTGATCTATATTCCCTTCCATCAGGACATTGACATCGAAACCCTTGCCTCCGCAGTTCCGACTCTCTCGAACTTTGGAAAAGTCGGAGTCGTGACAACGATTCAGCACGCCCACCAGACTGACGACATCGTTCGATGGCTGAACGATCACGGTGTCTGCGCCACTACTGGCGCAGGATCATCCCGCACTCCGCTCGCAGGTCAGGTACTCGGCTGCACGTATGCATCAGCAAAGACAGCGGACGCTGACGCCTATCTGTTTATCGGAACCGGTGTGTTTCATGCAATCGGCGTCTCGCTTGCAACCGCAAAGCCGACGTTCGCCCTTGATCCCTACGCTGAAGGAGGCATACAGGAGGTCTCGGCGGACAGACTGCTGCGCAAACGGTTTGTGCAGATTGAAAAAGCAAAGTCTGCACAAAATTTCGGCATCCTGCTCTCCGCCAAATCCGGTCAGTGCAGAAAAGATCTGGCAAAGTATCTTGAAAGCCTCACCGACAAAGCCTCGATCATTCTCATCCGCGAGGTCTCGGAGATGCAGCTGCGCAACCTCGGCTTTGACGCTTACGTGAACACGGCATGCCCGCGGCTTGCGCTTGATGATCAGAGCAGATTTCCGGTACCTGTGCTTTCGCCCGCCGAGTTTGAGATTGTGCTCGGGCTTCGGTCCTGGGATGACTACGCAATTGACGAGATAGAATAA
- the fhcD gene encoding formylmethanofuran--tetrahydromethanopterin N-formyltransferase has translation MEFNGVILEDTYAEGFPVWVARVVITAVSKEWAYKAATEATGFATSTIGCPCEAGIEKFLSASETPDHRPGYSILICCGKKALKEQVLERIAECVLTAPTTAVFNGKAGSEEIIPVKLHFFGDGYESKVEVGGIQCWSIPIMGGDFIIEEEVGAVKGVAGGNFLIMGDSQMSALVAAEAAVTAIADVPGCITPFPGGVVSSGSKVGSKKYKFMGASTNEKFCPSIAAKVEDTEIPAGVKAVYEIVIDGVDVASVNAAMKAGVQAACRVPGVVKITAGNYGGNLGPFKFQLKDCI, from the coding sequence ATGGAATTCAACGGTGTAATACTCGAAGACACATATGCAGAAGGCTTCCCGGTGTGGGTCGCCCGTGTCGTAATCACTGCAGTATCGAAGGAATGGGCATACAAGGCAGCAACCGAAGCAACCGGTTTTGCAACCTCCACGATTGGATGTCCGTGCGAAGCAGGCATTGAAAAGTTCCTCTCGGCATCCGAGACTCCGGACCACCGCCCTGGCTACTCAATCCTGATCTGCTGCGGCAAGAAGGCACTCAAGGAACAGGTTCTTGAACGCATTGCAGAATGTGTCCTGACCGCACCGACCACCGCAGTCTTCAACGGCAAAGCAGGATCTGAAGAGATCATTCCGGTCAAGCTCCACTTCTTCGGCGACGGCTATGAGTCCAAGGTCGAGGTTGGCGGTATCCAGTGCTGGTCCATCCCAATCATGGGCGGCGACTTCATCATTGAGGAGGAGGTCGGCGCAGTCAAAGGTGTCGCAGGCGGCAACTTCTTGATCATGGGCGACTCCCAGATGTCTGCACTGGTTGCAGCAGAAGCTGCAGTCACGGCAATTGCCGATGTCCCGGGTTGTATCACTCCGTTCCCGGGAGGCGTTGTCTCTTCAGGTTCCAAGGTCGGCTCCAAGAAGTACAAGTTCATGGGCGCATCCACCAACGAAAAGTTCTGTCCGTCCATCGCAGCCAAAGTCGAGGACACCGAGATTCCGGCAGGCGTCAAGGCAGTCTACGAAATTGTCATTGACGGTGTCGATGTGGCAAGCGTAAATGCAGCAATGAAGGCAGGCGTTCAGGCAGCATGCAGAGTTCCGGGTGTCGTCAAGATCACCGCAGGAAACTATGGCGGCAACCTCGGCCCGTTCAAGTTCCAGCTCAAAGACTGCATCTAA
- a CDS encoding preprotein translocase subunit SecD, translating into MSEKKSSGWLSTIKDVRVLLVIILVIISLIAIFVPFGDRGDAMTNLQFGLDLDGGSWIQLEFQAEVVTIGSGADVNTVAEKMGAELDCTVIPIDQYHLEVQKKATEEELRAAVEAAGATFIGYEKGVSSATADTVKRILESKVNSLGTSDVKVNTLANTNGVSQYVRIEMAGVDMQTAQQLVGKQGLFEIRIVTSGNETAHVLYGDAVASVQNPTQNPAGSNNWGVGFNINNDGAKALQQAAIQYGATTNPQAHNLNMYLDGEEVYSAPLSNDLAMQIATHAVNSLYAGTGSGEAGQKQAQELEIHLRAGALPVQVEIAGSGSTSATLGDYFKIVCLIAGIAALAAVAVMVYLRYRVIEIVLPMIATNVAEIIILLGIAVFIQQLDIAAIAALIAVLGTGIDQLVIITDEVVHEGKVPSQALYMKRLTRALTIITTSAATVIIAMFPLILMDLSTLKGFAIISILGILIGVLITRPAYGKIVMDIMAK; encoded by the coding sequence ATGAGCGAAAAGAAATCATCAGGATGGCTGTCAACCATCAAGGACGTGCGCGTCCTTCTGGTCATCATCCTTGTCATCATCTCCCTTATCGCAATCTTTGTTCCGTTCGGCGACCGCGGTGACGCAATGACCAACCTCCAGTTCGGTCTGGACCTCGACGGAGGTTCATGGATTCAGCTTGAGTTCCAGGCAGAAGTTGTCACGATCGGTTCCGGGGCTGATGTAAATACAGTTGCCGAAAAGATGGGAGCTGAGCTTGACTGCACCGTGATACCAATAGATCAGTATCATCTGGAGGTCCAGAAGAAGGCAACCGAAGAAGAACTTCGTGCCGCAGTTGAAGCGGCAGGCGCGACCTTCATCGGTTACGAAAAAGGTGTCAGCTCCGCGACCGCAGATACCGTCAAACGAATTCTTGAGTCCAAGGTCAACAGTCTTGGAACAAGCGACGTGAAAGTCAATACTCTGGCCAACACGAACGGTGTTTCCCAGTATGTCCGCATTGAGATGGCGGGCGTTGACATGCAGACCGCCCAGCAGCTCGTCGGCAAGCAGGGTCTCTTTGAGATCAGAATCGTTACCTCGGGTAACGAGACCGCTCATGTCCTCTACGGCGATGCGGTCGCATCTGTGCAGAACCCGACGCAGAATCCGGCAGGTTCCAACAACTGGGGTGTCGGATTCAACATCAACAATGACGGAGCAAAGGCTCTGCAGCAGGCAGCGATTCAGTACGGAGCTACCACCAACCCGCAGGCACATAATCTGAATATGTATCTGGATGGCGAGGAGGTTTACAGTGCCCCGCTCTCGAATGATCTTGCGATGCAGATTGCAACCCATGCGGTGAACAGTCTGTATGCCGGAACCGGTTCGGGCGAGGCAGGACAGAAGCAGGCTCAGGAGCTGGAGATTCACTTACGTGCAGGCGCACTGCCGGTGCAGGTGGAGATCGCAGGATCCGGATCAACGTCTGCGACGCTGGGCGACTACTTTAAGATCGTCTGTCTGATTGCAGGTATTGCCGCACTTGCGGCGGTTGCGGTTATGGTTTATCTCCGTTACCGGGTAATTGAGATTGTTCTGCCGATGATTGCAACAAACGTTGCAGAGATTATCATCCTGCTCGGTATTGCAGTCTTCATCCAGCAGCTGGATATTGCGGCGATTGCTGCATTGATCGCGGTTCTTGGAACTGGTATTGATCAGCTGGTGATCATCACTGATGAGGTGGTGCATGAAGGAAAAGTTCCGTCACAGGCTTTGTATATGAAGCGGCTGACACGGGCACTGACTATCATCACGACATCTGCGGCAACGGTTATCATCGCAATGTTCCCGTTGATCCTGATGGACCTCTCGACCCTCAAGGGTTTTGCGATCATCAGCATCCTTGGTATTCTGATTGGTGTCCTTATCACAAGACCGGCGTACGGTAAGATTGTGATGGATATCATGGCGAAGTGA